In Kogia breviceps isolate mKogBre1 chromosome 7, mKogBre1 haplotype 1, whole genome shotgun sequence, a single window of DNA contains:
- the PRPF19 gene encoding pre-mRNA-processing factor 19, translating to MSLICSISNEVPEHPCVSPVSNHVYERRLIEKYIAENGTDPINNQPLSEEQLIDIKVAHPIRPKPPSATSIPAILKALQDEWDAVMLHSFTLRQQLQTTRQELSHALYQHDAACRVIARLTKEVTAAREALATLKPQAGLIVPQAVPSSQPSVVGAGEPMDLGELVGMTPEIIQKLQDKATVLTTERKKRGKTVPEELVKPEELSKYRQVASHVGLHSASIPGILALDLCPSDTNKILTGGADKNVVVFDKSSEQILATLKGHTKKVTSVVFHPSQELVFSASPDATIRIWSVPSASCVQVVRAHESAVTGLSLHATGDYLLSSSDDQYWAFSDIQTGRVLTKVTDETSGCSLTCAQFHPDGLIFGTGTMDSQIKIWDLKERTNVANFPGHSGPITSIAFSENGYYLATAADDSSVKLWDLRKLKNFKTLQLDNNFEVKSLIFDQSGTYLALGGTDVQIYICKQWTEILHFTEHSGLTTGVAFGHHAKFIASTGMDRSLKFYSL from the exons ATGTCCCTGATCTGCTCTA TCTCCAATGAAGTGCCAGAGCACCCTTGTGTGTCCCCTGTCTCTAATCATGTCTACGAGCGGCGGCTCATCGAGAAGTACATCGCAGAGAATGGCACAGATCCCATCAACAACCAGCCTCTGTCCGAGGAGCAGCTTATTGATATCAAAG TTGCTCACCCAATCCGGCCCAAGCCTCCCTCAGCCACCAGCATCCCAGCCATTCTGAAAGCCTTGCAGGACGAATGG GACGCAGTCATGCTCCACAGCTTCACCCTGCGCCAGCAGCTGCAGACCACCCGCCAAGAGCTGTCCCACGCTCTGTACCAGCACGATGCCGCCTGCCGTGTCATCGCCCGTCTCACCAAGGAAGTCACTGCTGCCCGAGAAG CTCTGGCTACCCTGAAACCGCAGGCTGGTCTCATCGTGCCCCAGGCTGTGCCGAGCTCCCAGCCGAGTGTTGTG GGTGCAGGCGAGCCGATGGATTTGGGCGAGCTGGTGGGAATGACCCCTGAGATTATTCAGAAG CTTCAAGACAAGGCCACTGTGCTAACCACAGAGCGGAAGAAG AGAGGAAAGACTGTGCCTGAGGAGCTGGTGAAGCCGGAAGAGCTCAGCAAATACCGGCAGGTGGCATCCCACGTG GGGCTGCACAGTGCTAGCATTCCCGGGATCCTTGCCCTGGACCTCTGCCCCTCCGACACCAACAAGATCCTCACTG GTGGGGCAGATAAAAATGTCGTCGTCTTCGACAAGAGTTCTGAGCAAATCCTGGCCACTCTCAAAGGCCATACCAAGAAAGTCACCAGCGTGGTCTTTCACCCTTCCCAG GAGCTGGTGTTTTCCGCCTCCCCAGATGCCACTATCAGGATTTGGTCTGTTCCGAGCGCCTCTTGTGTACAGGTTGTTCGGGCCCACGAGAGTGCTGTGACAGGCCTCAGCCTCCACGCCACTGGTGACTATCTCCTGAGCTCCTCTGATGACCAG TACTGGGCCTTCTCTGACATCCAGACGGGACGTGTGCTCACCAAGGTGACCGATGAAACCTCTGGCTGCT CCCTCACCTGTGCGCAGTTCCACCCTGACGGACTCATTTTCGGGACAGGAACCATGGACTCTCAGATCAAGATCTGGGACTTGAAG GAGCGCACCAACGTGGCCAACTTCCCCGGCCACTCGGGCCCCATCACCAGCATCGCCTTCTCCGAGAACGGCTACTACCTGGCTACGGCGGCTGATGACTCCTCTGTCAAGCTCTGGGATCTGCGCAAACTTAAGAACTTTAAGACGTTGCAGCTGGATAACAACTTCGAG GTAAAGTCACTGATCTTTGACCAGAGCGGTACTTACCTGGCCCTTGGGGGCACGGATGTCCAGATctacatctgcaaacagtggacGGAGATTCTTCACTTTACAG AGCATAGCGGCCTGACCACGGGGGTGGCCTTTGGGCACCACGCCAAGTTCATTGCTTCAACAGGCATGGACAGGAGCCTCAAGTTCTACAGCCTGTAG